The following nucleotide sequence is from Chloroflexota bacterium.
GACTGGGCGTGGGAGTCGGCGATCCGCCGGGGGCTGACGACGCTGGGCATCGAGCCGTTCCAGACCGGCGCGCACGGCCTGAAGACTCGCGTATTCCGAGCCATCCAACGGTTCTACTGCCGCCTCGCCAGCGTGGTCGTCGTCCCCAGCGCCTACGTGGGTTCCCTGGTCGCGGGGTGGGGCGTCGATGCGCGCAAGACGCAGGTTATCCAGAACGCGCTCACCAGCACGCCGCGTCCCAGCGAGGAGCCGGAGGCGGTGCGCCAGGCCCTGGGCCTACAAACCCCCGTGGTCTGCAACGTTTCGCGGCTCTACGCCTGGAAGCACGTGGACGCGCTGATTCGCATGGTGGCGCGGTTCGATCACGGCGCCGCCTTGCTCATCGTCGGCGGCGGTCCGGAGCAGTCCCGGCTGGAGCAATTGACGCGGGAGGTTGGGGTCGCCGAGCGGGTGGTCTTCACCGGCGACGTGCCCCACGACCAAGTGGCGACCTACCTGCGGGCATCCCAGATATGCGTCCTCAACACGCAGTATGAGGGTCTCTCGCACACGTTGGTGGAGGCCCGCCACGTGGGAACGCCGATCGTGACGACCGACATTGGGGGCAACCGCGAGATTCTGCGCCACGAGCACTCCGCGGTGCTGGTGCCGTTCGGCGATGAGGACGCCTTCGTGCACGCCGTGAACGACCTGCTCGCCGACCCGGCCCACGGCGCGCGGTTGGCCCGCGCCGCGCAGACCGGGCTGGAGCACTTTCGCTGGGACCGGCTGGTGGACCAGACGCTTGAGGTGCTGCACGACGCCATCGACCGCCGGCCGGGAGCCGCCCGCGCCGTCGCATGAAACCCAGCCTGCTGATGCTCAGCGGCGATCGCGACGTAGCGGCGGGGCGGCGAGGTCCGTTCTACTACACGCTCGAAGGACTGTCGCGGGAGTTCGATCGAATCGACGTGCTGACGCCGAACGTTCGCCTGGCCCAACCGCGCACGGTCCATCGCGGCGTGCACGTCCATCCGTCGCCGGGCGGGCGGCTCTGGCACGCGCGTTGGCTGATCCGCCGGGCGCGAGCCCTGGCCGCCGAGCGGCGCTACCAACTGATCGTGAGCCACGACTACGGCATATTTTCAAACGGCATCGCCGCCGCGCGTCTGAGCGGGCGGATTGGCGTGCCCTACGTCAGCGAAATTCACCACGTCCCGGCGCACCCGCGGCGTGCGCAGTGGTGGGAGTCGGCGGCCAAGCTCGGATATCGAGCGTACGTCGGATTCGCGGCCTCACGCGCGCGCGCTATCCGCGTGGTCAACCGCCAACAGGTGCCCGAGTTGCTGCGACGGTGGGGCGTGCCGTCAGCGAAGATCCTGGTGCTGCCATCGGCGCACGTTGACCGCGAGGTGTTTCGTCCAGGCGACGAGCCACGGCCCTATGCGCTGGGCTTCGTGGGGCGTCTGGTCGCCAACAAGGGCCTGGACTATCTGGTCGAGATCTTCGCCACCGTGGCGGCTGACGCGCCCGAATCGCGCTTCGTTGTCGTGGGCGACGGTCCTGGAGCCAACGCCTTGCAGCGCCGCCTTTCGGCGGCGGGAATCGAAGGTCAGGTCGACCGCATTGCCTGGGTTGACGGTCCGGACGATCTGGCGGCGCTCTACCGGCAGATGGAAGCCCTGGCATGCACCTCGCGCAGCGAGGGCGGACCGCGCGTGTGCCTGGAGGCCATGGCCTGCGGCACGCCGGTGTTCAGCACGCCGGTGGGCCTGATGCCCGAGATCATCGACCACGGCGTGAACGGCTGGCTCTTGCCGTGGGAGGCGAAGGCCGGCGGCGATCTGGTCACGCAAGTGCGTGGCTCACCCGAAGCCCTGGCCGGCGCCGGTACCGCAGCGCGGCGGGCAACCGCGCCCTTCACTCGGGAGCGGATCCTCGGCGCCTACGCCCGGGCCTATCGCGACCTGGCGGCGGAGTCGCTGCCGTGAGCGAGACCGGGCGCGGGCTGCGGCTGCTGATGATCACGCAGGAACTTTCGACCGACAGCTCCATCCTGGGTTTCGCCCATCTCTGGGCGGGCGAGCTCGCCGGGCTCGTCGACCAGGTGCACGTCATTGCCGCCTCGACGGGCGCGGTGGATTTGCCGCCCAACGTCACCGTGCATGGGCTGGGCAAGGAGCGAGGGCGTGGGCGCGCGTCCCGCTGGCCGCTGCTGCTTGGCCGGTGCCTGCAGTTGATCGGCGGAGGTCGCGTGGACGGTGTGCTGGCGCACATGGTCCCGGCCTACGCCGTCGCCGCCGCCCCCTGGTGCATCGCGCGTCGGACCCCCCTCGTGCTTTGGTACGCCAGCCACGGCCTCACGCGAACGCTGCGCGCCGGCGTGAAACTGTCCAGCGCGACCATCACCTCGGCTCCGGAGAGCTACCCGCTGCCATCGCCGAGCGCATTCATCGTGGGACAGGGCATCGATACGGCCCGGCTCGCGGCAATGCCGATCCGGCCGGCGCCGCCGGCGCGGCCCGTCATCGGCGTCGCCGGGCGGATCACGCCGCTCAAGGGGCTGACCACGGTGATCGAGGCCGTCGCACGACTCCGCGACGACGGCCTGCCGGTCGAGCTGCGCGTCGCCGGCGAGCCGTTCTATCCCTCGGATCACGCCTACCTGGCCGAGGTTCACGAGCGCGTGCGTCAGGCGGAGCTCACGGAGCACGTCACGTTCTTGGGCGGGCTGCCCAGCACGGCCATGCCGGAGTTTTACGCCGGCCTCGATGCCTTCGTCGCCTGGCGCAGCGGAACTTCCCTCGACAAGACGGGATTGGAAGCGCTCGCCGCCGGCACGTTGCTCGTCACGAACAACGTCGTCTATCGCGCGGCGCTTGGCGAATTCGCGGGCGACTTTCTCCTCGAGTCATCGCCGGAAGACCTGGCGGATGGCCTGCGACGGGCGCTGGCGCTTCAACCAAGCCAGCGCACGGCCACGATCGAGCAACTCAGGCAAACGGTGATCGAGAACCACGCCGCGAGCGGCCTGGCGGGTCGACTCGTGAAGGTGTTCACGGCCTTGCGCGAGGGCCGGGAGCCGCCGTTTACGCGCACCGCGACCGCCGCGAAGGTGGGCGAGGGTGTCTAGCGAGCCGGCGCGACTCACGGCTCGCGCCCGCTGGGCGTTGGAGCAGGCCTCGGACGCCTTTGAACGCCTCCTGGGTCGCGACGGCTACGCCCGCTGCCCTGAGTACGGCGTGGACCACACGGGCAAGACGGCGCGCGCCATCGTGCTCAGTTGCGCCCTGGCCTCTCAGGACGCCGACGACCGCTACATCGACCGCGCGGTGCGCGTGGCCCGCGCCGTCACCGGTCGACTCGCCCAGGATGACGCGGCGGGTGGGGCCTGGGTGTTCTTTCCCACCCGGCAGCAGCCACACCATGTGACGACGCAACTCATCGATTGCGGCGAATGCGTGGACGCGCTGGCGACGCTGCTCGACGTGGCCGGCGACCGGCTGCCCGACATCGACCGCGCACGCATCGAGGAGGCAGTCCGCCTTTGCGCCGAGACCTATCTGGCGCCGACCGTCCAAAACGCCCCGGCCATCAGCGAGCGACTTTGCGGAGCGCTGGGCCTGGCAAGCGCCGCCGCGGTGCTTGACGAACAACGCTGGATGGACACCGTGCGCGAGACGGTGGCCGGCGCCCTTGGCGAGATGCGGCCCGACGGGTCATTTCCCGCCGCAAGCGACACCGCGGTCGCCGACCACGGACGGATCCTCGCCTTCGCTCGCTGCGCCCTGACACGCATCGGCGACCGGGAGTCCCACGCCGATGCGCTGCAACGGGGCGTGGACTTTCTGATCGACATCCTGCGGCCCGACGGCGTGAAACCGCTGGCCCTCGACGGGAAGCGCTGGTGCTGGGACGCGGACGCCGAGGCCGGCTCGGCGCCCTATGACGCCTACGCCCTCGCGACGGACGGGCGTCCGGCGGCGCTCCGGCTGGCGGGAATCGTCGCGGCGCGCTCGGCCCAAGCCGTGGGCCCCGACGGGCTGGTCGACGCCTGCCCAACCGGCGCGACGGCCATTTCCCGCGTCGCGCATACCGCCGACCTCGCCTGGCTCGCGCGCGCGCACGGGGCCGCGGAGCTCGACGACCTCCCGACGAATCCCCCGCCTCCCACGCCGGCGCCGCCGATCCACCGAGCCGACGCCGGCGTGGTGCGCCTCCAGACCCGCCGCGCGTGCGCCATCCTGCGCGTCCGCAAGGAGCGGGCGAACGGCCTCGTCGGGGCTCGAATCGGCGGTGGGGGCCTGGTATACGTCGGCGACGCCGAGCGCGGCTGGGCCAATGCCCTCGCGACCGTCTGTGAGCCCTGGATGCCCGAGGGCACGTGGTTCCTGTCCTCCGCGGCCAGGGCGGCGCCAGCCTCCCTCGACGCCGACGCGTGGTTTCGGCTGCGCCTCGCGCGCATGCACTGGCGCGGCGGCCGCCGCCGGCATGCCCTGCGGATGCTCTACCGCTTCCTCGGTCCGCCCGCGTGGGCGGCCGCCGGCCAATTCGCCTCGATCCACGCGCTCGACGGCGAGGTCACGCTCGACGACGACGGCGTGCTGATCGCTTCATGCCTGGCGCGCGCCGACGGCCAGCCGCATCCCGCCCTGCGCACCGTGCGCCGCTATCGCTGGAACGGTGACCGCCTGCTGGTGGCCGACGCCGTGAGCATCGGGCAGCCAATTACGGGACTTGCCTATCGCTACCCCAAGGCCATTGAATGGTTTGAGGTCGATGCCCCGACCAGCTGGCGCGTCGAGGACGCCCAGGTGCGATTTGGACCACTCGGCGCCGGCGTCGCGGCGTCGATTCGCTACGAGATCTGAGGCCGATCACCGTGCGTCTGATCTTCCTCGCCAATGCGCGAATTCCCAGCGAAAAGGCCCACCCGCTGCAGATCATGCACATGGCCGAGGCGTTCGCGGCGCAGGGCCTGGAAGTCCTGTTGCTGCATGCGCGCCGCGCCAACATGGACGCCATGCAGCGCGTCAAAGACCCCTTTGCCTACTTCGGCGTCGAGCGCGCGTTCGGGCTCATCGGCCTGCCCTGCATCGATCTGATCAAGCGCGTTACGGTCGATTGGCCCGCACTCAGCCGCCGACCCATC
It contains:
- a CDS encoding glycosyltransferase family 4 protein gives rise to the protein MRLTLVSNIFPPAVGGPATHVYHLAESLHQRGHTVRVIAGTDDPEGAVKVPYPLVRVSWSMPVPIRYLRVMWHTWRAALQSDVVYINGIELPASLGALLAGRPRVLKVVGDWAWESAIRRGLTTLGIEPFQTGAHGLKTRVFRAIQRFYCRLASVVVVPSAYVGSLVAGWGVDARKTQVIQNALTSTPRPSEEPEAVRQALGLQTPVVCNVSRLYAWKHVDALIRMVARFDHGAALLIVGGGPEQSRLEQLTREVGVAERVVFTGDVPHDQVATYLRASQICVLNTQYEGLSHTLVEARHVGTPIVTTDIGGNREILRHEHSAVLVPFGDEDAFVHAVNDLLADPAHGARLARAAQTGLEHFRWDRLVDQTLEVLHDAIDRRPGAARAVA
- a CDS encoding glycosyltransferase family 4 protein, whose amino-acid sequence is MKPSLLMLSGDRDVAAGRRGPFYYTLEGLSREFDRIDVLTPNVRLAQPRTVHRGVHVHPSPGGRLWHARWLIRRARALAAERRYQLIVSHDYGIFSNGIAAARLSGRIGVPYVSEIHHVPAHPRRAQWWESAAKLGYRAYVGFAASRARAIRVVNRQQVPELLRRWGVPSAKILVLPSAHVDREVFRPGDEPRPYALGFVGRLVANKGLDYLVEIFATVAADAPESRFVVVGDGPGANALQRRLSAAGIEGQVDRIAWVDGPDDLAALYRQMEALACTSRSEGGPRVCLEAMACGTPVFSTPVGLMPEIIDHGVNGWLLPWEAKAGGDLVTQVRGSPEALAGAGTAARRATAPFTRERILGAYARAYRDLAAESLP
- a CDS encoding glycosyltransferase family 4 protein, with the translated sequence MSETGRGLRLLMITQELSTDSSILGFAHLWAGELAGLVDQVHVIAASTGAVDLPPNVTVHGLGKERGRGRASRWPLLLGRCLQLIGGGRVDGVLAHMVPAYAVAAAPWCIARRTPLVLWYASHGLTRTLRAGVKLSSATITSAPESYPLPSPSAFIVGQGIDTARLAAMPIRPAPPARPVIGVAGRITPLKGLTTVIEAVARLRDDGLPVELRVAGEPFYPSDHAYLAEVHERVRQAELTEHVTFLGGLPSTAMPEFYAGLDAFVAWRSGTSLDKTGLEALAAGTLLVTNNVVYRAALGEFAGDFLLESSPEDLADGLRRALALQPSQRTATIEQLRQTVIENHAASGLAGRLVKVFTALREGREPPFTRTATAAKVGEGV